In the genome of Pseudanabaena mucicola str. Chao 1806, the window TGAATCTTGTGTGATCACCTGTGTCTCAAGTGATGTTGAAAACTCAATCAATTCAGGGATAGCTGCCTCTAAAATCTCCTCAGAGATTAAGACTTCTTCAGCGATCTCGGTTGCTTGATCTGATACCGAGGAGATTTCAATAATATCCTCAACTTCTTGGTTTTCATTATCAACGTCTTCGCTAGAGTCACCTAAGTAGTCTTGGAGAATATTCTCTAAATAAGCATTGATGGTAACTAGCTCATCCAAGCTTTCGTCCAAATCTGAGGATTCATTTTCTGAATTTTTTACTCGTTCAATCGTGAAATCAGCTTGTATATCTGCTTCAGATGCTGAATCTTTAGCAACAACAGGTACTACATCTATTGAAAGATCAGATTTCTCTGTTATCTCACTAATAGATGATTCTTCAAGAATTTCAGTCACATCGTTAGTATCTTCTTGAATATCCAACTTGATATCAGGGATATCAGAGCTAGTATTAAAATTATCTTCTACAAGATCATGCAATTCAGATTTTGGTGCATTTTCAACAATATCTAAGAGCATCTCAGGTGCAGGATCGTTAAACTCTGCTTGTGCAGCCTCTTCAGGAGTAGGCTCTATAAAATCATCACTGTTCGTATCTTCAGATATTTCTAATTCAGACTCAGTAACTACTTCATTAACATCTAAAGATTCAATAGCATCTGAAGTATCTTCGTCAATTTCTAGAGTTGCTTCTTCGGAGGATTCATTAACAATTGCTTCAGCTACTTCTTCGAGAGTGTCATCGTGAATATCTGCAACTACTTCAGAATCAACTTGTGTAGGTTCTTCAATCGTTACGACGAGATTTACTTCAGTTTCTGTAGTTACTTCTACAAGATCATCGACTTCAAAATCTGAGTTATTTGATTCTTCCTGAATAGCGATCGCATCATCCTGCACATCTTCAGTTCCTAATTCCTCAGAAATTTCTAGGATTAACTCAGGGGTAAATTCCTCTTGAATCTCTGCATCTAAGGAGATCTCAATTTCCTCAGAAACTACTTCTTCAGTAAAGTTATTAAAATCAAAATTTTTATCTACAGATTCAACGATTTCAACAACTTCTGAGTTTGATTCAGTTACAGTTTCTTCAACAATATCACTTATTTCCTCGTTCTGAGATTCTTCTACAACATCTTGAGTTTGTTCAGATGTTGATTCTTGAGGCGCATCTTTTTGCTCAATAGGTTCAGAAATTGGTGATTCTTCAAAAAATTTTAAAAGTTGAGGTGATTGCCAGCCGATATTAGTAAAGTTATTTTTGATTTTTTCAATTGCAAAAGGTTGTAAGCTTCTGATTTCTGACTCAGCTGTGAGCTTAATGCGTAGAGCCGAAACGCCTGATTGCAATAAAGCGTTACTTAATAAAAAGCAAATCTCAGCCCAGATAATCCCAAATAAACGTAATCCCGCAGGAAATGGCGCGATCGCTTGAGCGAGAGGAGCAGCTATGTAGATCTTGCAAAAAAATGCACTCATTACAAAGGCAATGGCGATCGCTAACCAGCCTGTGACATACCAACCATTACGTTGTTGCTTAACTAGAGTCAGTACACGACGTTCAACTTCATTCAACTTCTCGGATGGTTTTACTAAAAACCAAAGACTGAAAGGCGAAAAAGGTTGCTGCCACTGTAGCCACACAACTGCGGCAATCGCAGGAAATCCCAGCAAAAAAATCTCTAACCATGAGGGAAATACAGGATCACCCACTGCTAAGCCTGCCATGCTTAGCACCAATAACCACGGCACACCAGCAAGAAAAGCAATATTTCCCCAAATAAATGGATGGTTACTGATGGAGTTATTGTCACTTAACGCAAAGGGATTTGGTGAAGTCATAGAATATTAATAAATAATTTATATTTTGTAAGCTTTTGCGATGAGTCTCCTGTACCTTGTTTTTATCCTAAACCAGTAGTTAAACGAGTCCAAAAACCTTCATAAATCTGCAACACTTCAGGCTCAAGTTTAGTAATGCGTTCACTCAATTTAATTATCCCTTCTGTAGGTTCTAAAGCTGTAATTGCCTTAAGATCATCAGGGAGCATTGATTTAGCAATTTTATTAGTTGTCCCAAAGCTATTAGCATCACTGATTTTTGCGGCAACTTCAGGCTTCATTACATAATTAATCCAAGCATGGGCGCCTTCAATATTGGACGCACCCCTTGGGATTGCCATTGTATCCGTCCAGATCGATGTCCCACTAGTCGGTAAAATATATTTGATATTTGGATCTTGTCGCGCCAAACTGATTGCATCCCCTGAAAAGGCCATACACATCATCAAATCACCCGAAGCTAGAGGATCTTTCCAAGCATCAGTAGTGAAATTGGCGATCGCTGGCATGAGTTCGCGTAACTTCTGAAAAGCTTGTTCAATTTTGTCTGGCTCTTTCGTGTTGTAGGAGTGTCCCAGAATATGTAATGCCATACCCATCACTTCTCGTGGATCGTTAACTAGGGTAATTCGCAACTTACTCTTGTGATTCCATAGATAATTCCAGTCTGTTGGCTCTTCTCCAACGATTGAGTTAACTGCTTTAACGTTATAAGCAAGCCCTGTTGTCCCTAAACTGACGGGGATACTGAATACTGCACCACGATCA includes:
- a CDS encoding low-complexity tail membrane protein, which gives rise to MTSPNPFALSDNNSISNHPFIWGNIAFLAGVPWLLVLSMAGLAVGDPVFPSWLEIFLLGFPAIAAVVWLQWQQPFSPFSLWFLVKPSEKLNEVERRVLTLVKQQRNGWYVTGWLAIAIAFVMSAFFCKIYIAAPLAQAIAPFPAGLRLFGIIWAEICFLLSNALLQSGVSALRIKLTAESEIRSLQPFAIEKIKNNFTNIGWQSPQLLKFFEESPISEPIEQKDAPQESTSEQTQDVVEESQNEEISDIVEETVTESNSEVVEIVESVDKNFDFNNFTEEVVSEEIEISLDAEIQEEFTPELILEISEELGTEDVQDDAIAIQEESNNSDFEVDDLVEVTTETEVNLVVTIEEPTQVDSEVVADIHDDTLEEVAEAIVNESSEEATLEIDEDTSDAIESLDVNEVVTESELEISEDTNSDDFIEPTPEEAAQAEFNDPAPEMLLDIVENAPKSELHDLVEDNFNTSSDIPDIKLDIQEDTNDVTEILEESSISEITEKSDLSIDVVPVVAKDSASEADIQADFTIERVKNSENESSDLDESLDELVTINAYLENILQDYLGDSSEDVDNENQEVEDIIEISSVSDQATEIAEEVLISEEILEAAIPELIEFSTSLETQVITQDSQKTTSEKNPENKDPKFLVQEYLVNKFLASVDELNNADKTNKPNTENTQLPAEITFDSNANHEFNSVLDEFADLEAMLNTKPLSDDP
- a CDS encoding ABC transporter substrate-binding protein, translated to MSISRRKFLRQTAYVTSAFASASSLSACGIFDKDPHGNESAKEDVPRPIIQDKQTLYIYGWSTYINNQDVLEGFTKETGLKVVGDAYDSNEVMLAKLEASGGRSGYSIIYPSDYMVTQMRDKKLLAPLNKKLLPNISNIASNYLDLPHDRGAVFSIPVSLGTTGLAYNVKAVNSIVGEEPTDWNYLWNHKSKLRITLVNDPREVMGMALHILGHSYNTKEPDKIEQAFQKLRELMPAIANFTTDAWKDPLASGDLMMCMAFSGDAISLARQDPNIKYILPTSGTSIWTDTMAIPRGASNIEGAHAWINYVMKPEVAAKISDANSFGTTNKIAKSMLPDDLKAITALEPTEGIIKLSERITKLEPEVLQIYEGFWTRLTTGLG